The genomic DNA TATCTGATGAAGCAGACCGAGAAGTTTTTCTTCGGCGAAGGCGCCGATCAGGCATCGGGCTACGTGCCGCCGTCGCAGGGATAACACAAGGGCCAATACAAGGCCCACTACAAGAACAACACGACGGCTAGCACCAGAGCCAACAGAACGCTAAAAATCACACGCTGCAAGCCCAAAAATCCGCGCGTTTTCGCGCGGATTTTTTTTATTTTTTTACGCCGGACCCCGTACGCTGGCGTGGTTCGTGCGAGGTCTCGAAAAAAAGCCGTATCCCCCGCCCAGCAAGGGATACAGCGCTTCGGTCAGAGCCTTGCCGGACGAGGGGTTTGCACGATCCTCTGCCATCGTGCTAACATGTTCATCGTTTTAACAGCAACTCACCTGCATTTCGCCGTTCGCCCCGGATTAGTAGGATCATTTGCGCGCCCACTCGCCGCACTGTCCGTCTCCGGTATCGAATCGTTTTCATCCGAAGGCTAAGCCTCACCGCTGGCCCTTCAACCGGCGCAAGCAATCGCGGCAAAGCCGCCAGATTGCCCACGCCATCCTGCATCTGCGCCCGCTACGCGGGTTCGCGGCTCCACCGCGAAGCGGATGCAAACCTGCAGCAGTACCTGACCGAGTGCAATTTCGCGACGACCCGCGACGCACAGGGCGCATTGTTTTCTGCGTTCGCCGCGTATGAGGCCCGGATGGATCCAGGGCTTCGCTGGAACCGGTCCCAGGCCGGCCGTCGACGAAACCGCACTTCCCCCAGCACCCGTGGCTCAACGCATCGGCGTTTGGCCGCAGTCATTGGAGATTGACACCTTGACCGCTTCCAGCAACGGCTTCTGGCGAAATAACAATAACGACAATCGTCTTTCGCTCAACGACATCACGATCGTCGACAACAGCCTTCTCAAACGCGCCGTCGGCGCCATGGCGCTCGGCAACGCCATGGAATGGTTCGACTTCGGCGTGTACAGCTATATCGCCGTGACGCTCGGCAAAGTCTTCTTTCCGTCCAGCAGCCCCTCTGCGCAGCTCATCGCCACCTTCGGCACATTCGCGGCCGCGTTCCTCGTGCGCCCGATCGGCGGCATGGTGTTCGGTCCTCTGGGCGACCGCATCGGTCGCCAGCGCGTGCTCGCAATGACGATGATCATGATGGCGGTCGGCACCTTCGCGATCGGCCTGATTCCGAGCTATTCGTCGATCGGCGTCATGGCGCCCGTGTTGCTGCTCGTCGCGCGTCTCGTGCAGGGCTTTTCGACGGGCGGCGAATACGGCGGCGCGGCCACCTTCATCGCCGAGTTTTCGACCGACCGGCGGCGCGGCTTCATGGGCAGCTTCCTCGAATTCGGCACGCTGGTCGGCTATATCTTCGGCGCGGGTACTGTCGCCGTGCTGACTGCGACGCTGTCGCAGGACGCGTTGCTGTCGTGGGGCTGGCGCGTGCCGTTCATGATCGCGGGGCCGCTGGGTCTCGTGGGCCTCTATATCCGTCTGAAGCTCGAAGAAACGCCGGCGTTCAAGAAGGAAGCCGAAGCGCGTGAAGCGGAAGAGAAGTCGCGTCCGAAACAGACGCTCGGCGAACTGCTCGCGCAGCAATGGAAGCCGCTGCTGCTGTGCGTGGGCCTCGTGCTGATCTTCAACGTGACCGACTATATGGCGCTGTCTTACCTGCCGAGCTATCTGTCGGCGACGCTGCACTTCAACGAAACGCACGGCCTCTTCCTCGTGCTGCTCGTGATGGTGCTGATGATGCCGATGACGCTCTTCGCCGGCCGCCTGTCGGATACGATCGGCCGCAGGCCCGTGATGCTGTTCGGTTGCGTCGGTCTTTTCGTGCTGGCTGTGCCCGCGCTGCTGCTGATCCGAATGGGCACGGTGCTGCCGGTGTTTGCCGGCCTGCTGATTCTCGGCGCGCTGCTCTCGACGTTCACCGGCGTAATGCCGTCGGCGCTGCCCGCGCTGTTCCCGACGAAGATCCGCTACGGCGCGCTGGCAATCGGCTTCAACGTATCGGTATCGCTGTTCGGCGGCACGACGCCGCTCGTCGCCGCGTGGCTCGTCGAGCACACGGGCAATCTGATGATGCCCGCGTACTACCTGATGGGCGCGTCGCTGATCGGCATCGTGTCGGTGGTGGCGTTGCGCGAGACCGCGAAGAAACCGCTGCTCGGCTCGGCGCCTTGCGTGGCGACGCGTGCCGAAGCACATGCGGTGCTGCGCGGTCAGCGTGAGGCGGAAGAACTCGAAGAAGCGTATGCGGCAACGGCCGCGGTGCGCGCTTAAGCGACATTGCACCCAGCGCGGTCAGGCGACATCGATCCTGATGTCCTGACCGCGCATTCACTTCGACCGCACATTCACTTCGGTCACGCGCCGGCGATCAGCCCGATCAGTCCGTCGCGTACTTGAATTCGGGCAGCGCTTCGATCGACTGCTTCGTCGCGTCGGGCATCAGCACCTGCTTGTCGCTGATCTGCAGACTGCTGAACGGTACCGCGACGTAGTGCTTGCCCATCCCAAGAAAGCCGCCGACCGACAGAATCGCGAACGCATTGCGATCCGCAGGCGAAAGGATCAGGTCGTCGATCGTGCCGATGCGCTCCTTGTCGCGGTTGTATACGGTCGCGCCGGCGAGCTTCGAGGCGCGAAAACCCTGCCCCGTCTGAACGACGTCGACGCGCCTTTCGGTCACCGACTGCGGCGCGCCTTGCGCGATGGCGTTTGCCGTCACGCTCATCGTCGCGCTTGCCACGACGAGTCCGGCCACAAACAGAGAAATGGGTCGCTGAATCACGGCTCCTCCCTTTGCGCTTTTGCCTGCCGATGCGGGACAAGCCGCGCACTTGTTAAATGAAACCCGCAAAGCGCATGCGCGCGACGCGCAGGCGTCGCGCTATCTGATGCGCGATTACAACGGATTTAGCAAGGGTCGTGCCGCGGATGGCAGCACCTGAACCTGATCATGCAAGTCACGCGATCAACGTATGCAGCGTCGCATGAACCTGCGCGCCATCGATCAGCAACATGCCCGCGGAGATCGGCAGCCTGAAGCGCCTCGGCCCGGCGCTTCCCGGGTTCACATACAGCACGCCGTCGCGCTCGTCGATCAGCGGCTTGTGCGAATGCCCGGTGACAACAACGCGTACGCCATCGCGCTGTACGTTCTTGCCGACATCGGCGATATCGTGGACGACGAGAATCGTCACATCCTGCACGGTCAGTGTGGCGTGCGTCGGCAAGGCCGCGGCCCATGCGCCGATATCGTTGTTGCCGCGCACCGCGGTGAGCGGCGCGATCTCGCGCAATGCGTCGAGCACCGCCGGCTCGCATATGTCACCGGCATGAACGATGGCATCGCACCCTTCGAGATGCTGAAGCGCTTCGGGCCGCACGAGATTATGCGTATCGGAAATCAAACCGATGCGAGCCGCTTTCGAACCGGCCGAAGATGTCGAACCCATCACCTTCACTCCTTGAGCACACGCTCGATGCGCCGATCCGGCACAAGCCAGATCGCCGCGGTGAACGTGTACAGCGCGACCGACACCGATGGCATCACGAACCCGAACACGACACCGGCCAGATACAGTACGAGGGAAAGCTTTCCCTTCCGGTCGCGCCCGAGTGCGCGAGCCAGCGTCGAGTCGGGACCGTGCTGGCGAATCATCACGTGGGCAAGAATGAAATACGCGATCGCCGCCATAAACAGCACGACGCCGTAGAGTGCCGTCGGCCACGCGGCCAGATGGCTCTCGCCGAGCCAGTGCGTGACCGCGGGCAGCAGCGACAGCCAGAACAGCAAATGCAGATTGGCCCAGAGCGTCGCGCCGTTGACCTTCTGCACGGTATGGAACATATGGTGATGGTTGTTCCAGTAGATACCGACGTAGATAAAGCTCAGCACATACGCGCAGAACACCGGTGCAACGGGCCGCAGCGACTCGAGATCGAAACCTTCGGGCACCTTGAGCTCGAGCACCATGATCGTGATGATGATCGCGATCACGCCATCGCTGAACGCTTCGATTCGCCCTTTGCCCATCTGCCCGCTTCCTTTTTTTGATCGATTCGATGACGACGGTGCGCGCGCGGCAAGCAGGCGCGCTGCGGCCGATTATCAGCGATCATCCGGCGACTTGTCGACCTCGGCATTTGGTTTGAATTCGGGCTTGAACTCGGGCCCGGACTCCATCGCGGCACGGTAGTGAATGGCCAGCCACACGGAAGGCTGATCCGGATGCGTCCACGCAACGCGATGCCGGCGATGCGCTTCGATGCGGATATAGTCGCCGGGCCGCATTTCGTGCAGCGCTTCGCCATGCTCGAACTCGAGCGCGGCCGCGCCGCTTAGCAGCACGACCCACTCGTCGCGTGGGCTGTCGTACCAGAAGTCCGGCGCACTGGCATGTGCCATCGACACGATGCGCTCGACCGTCAGATCGCCGCGCTCGACCAGCGTGTCGACATGCTCGAGCGGACCAAGTTCGACAGCGCTGAACAGATTGCCGGCATCTTCGGCGAATGGCGATTTCCTTGCGCCGGATGTCATTTAAACGTGCGTCCCGCTACTCGAGCGGCTTCAAACCGTCGAGCAGCGTCGGCACGAGTTCGCTGATCGTCGGATGGATATGGACCGCATATTGCAGCGTCGGATACGGTGCGCGCGCCGTCATGATGTCGATGATCGTGTGGATCGCCTCGTCGCCTTCGATGCCGAGAATCGTCGCACCGAGAATCTGCTTCGTTTGCGCATCGACGAGCACCTTCATAAAGCCGTCGGTCTCGCCACGCTCGCGTGCGCGGCCGACGCGCGTCATCGGCATCGTCGAGATCAGCGCGGCGCGGCCCGATTGGCGAACGTCCGTTTCCGATAAGCCGACGCGCGCGAGCGGCGGGTCGACGAACACCGCGTACGCCATGATGCGGTCGTCCACGCTGCGCTTGCCGTTATCGAGCAAGTTCGCCGCGACGATCTGGAAATCGTCGTATGACGTGTGCGTGAACGCGCCGCGTCCGTTGACGTCGCCGATTGCCCAGATGCCGGGCACATTGGTGCGCAACTGGCCGTCGACCGGAATCGTGCCGTGCGCATCAACCTGCACACCGGCGGCATCGAGACCGAGATCGTCGGTGTTCGGCCTGCGGCCGGTCGCGAACAGCAGATGCGATCCTTCCACGGGAATGCCGGAGGCGCACGACACGCGCGCAGCGGTCGAGCCTTCGCCGTTCAGCGGCTCGATGCGCACCGGTGCCGAGTTGAAACGAAACGCAATGCCCTCGCGCGCAAGCACCTTTTGCACGGCGTCCGAGAAGTCCGCGTCTTCGCGGCCCAGCACACGTTCGCCGCGCGAGAGCACCGTGACTCGGCTGCCGAAGCGGCGGAACACCTGCGCGAATTCGAGCGCGATATAGCTTGCGCCGACAATCACCAGATGCTCGGGGAGCTCGGTCAGATCGAGCAGCGATGAGTTCGTGAAGTGGCGGATCCGCTCGAGACCGTCGATCTTCGGGATGACCGGGCGCGTGCCGGTGTTCAGGAAGAATTCGTCGGCGCTCAGTTCGTCGACGATGCGGCCTTCGTGGTCGGTGATCGAGATTCGATGCGGGCCGATAAAGCGCGCGTGGCCCGTGAACACCGACACATTCTGCGCCGTGCGCAGCCACTTCTCCACGCCGGTGCGCGACTGGCCGATGATGCGGTCCTTGCGCGCCTTCACTTCGGCGAGATCGACGGTCACGTCGCCGCTCACGTGCACGCCGTATTCGGCGGCGTGGCGCGCCACATGCGCCGTACGCGCGCTCGCGACATAGGCTTTAGTCGGCGTGCAGCCGACGTTTACGCAGGTTCCGCCGAACAGCTCGCGCTCGACAACGGCCGTTTTGCGGCCGCTTTTGCCGAGCCGTACCGCGAGCGGCGAGCCGCCTTGCCCTGTACCGATCACGATTGCGTCGAAGTGCTGTGGCATAGCCGATCTCCCAAAGCGCGGTCGAGGATCGGTCATCTTACGCCAGCCTGGCGATTGAAGCCTTGGCAGCAAGGCGAAGCCCCATGCCAAAAGCGTGCGACAAAAAGAAAACCGGGCGACGTGCGCCCGGTTTGATCGGCAGCCGCGTGCTAAAGGCGCGCGCCACCCTGTTTCTTTGTTGCGATCTAAGCGATGAGTCTTGAAGTGGCCTTTGCGACTAACTCGTACGTCGCCGCCTTAATGTGCCCGTTCTTCGTCGCCATGGCAAACCATCTGGCACATCAACTCGCGCGAGCGCTGCAGCGCGGCGCGTGCGCCGTTGGTCGCGACCAGCACGCCGACTTGCCCGAGATTGAAGTCGGTGGACACCATCATTTGCATCAGCGACAGCATCGGCAGCACCACTGCCGGATGATAGATCTGCCGCTCGATCAACGATTTCATAACTGCTCCCAATGCGCGGCGCCTCGTCATGCGGGGTGTGCCGCCAACCTACGTTTCCATGGAAGCAATTTTAGAGATAGGTGCCCTGTGGATAAATGCCGTCAGGACGAAGTCACTTGTCAATCAGAGACAACAATCCCGGCATGCGGCCGCAGGCGCAGTCACGGCCGGTCACGCCCCCGCCCCAGCCGCCGCAGTGAGCGCTGCACGGCTGCGCGGCGGATTGTGGCTACTCGAGCGGCGTATCGATAAACACGGGCAACGCCTCGGCACGCGCGGAAAACGCGACGAGCGCCGGATAACGTGCCGGATCGACGACGCCCGGCAACATGTACTGCGTGAAGCGCCACGCAATCGCGACCGTGATATCAGGCTGCATCATCCGCTCGCCGATCAGCCACGCATCGCGTTTCGTCGCGTGATGCATGGCCAGCGCCGTTTCCAACTGATCATATGCGCCGTGCAACTGACGCTGGACGCGCTCGAGCCACGGATCATGCCGTTTCTCCTCCGGCCGCAGCAGGTTCTCGTAGACGGTGTGCATGGTCTTTTCGCACGCGGCGAGCGCGAAGCCGATCAGATGCAGCGCTTTGCCGCGCGTGCCGAGGTCTTCGGGCATCAGCCGCCGCTCAGGAGCGGCCATGCGCTCGAGGTAGTCGAGGATTAGCGTCGAGTCGGTCAGGGTCGTGCCGTCGTCGGTGACGAGCGTCGGCGCCTTGACGGCCGGGTTCGTTTTCGAGAATTCGTCGAAGTGACGAAACACCGATAGCGCACAGTGCTCGTACGGAATGCCGTACATCGCCAGCGAGATCGCGACGCGACGCACGAACGGGGAATCGAGCATGCCGATCAGTTGCATGGTTTGCGCTCCTCCATTGGGATTATTTTTCGGCCGATCGTGCGCGTGACCGACCCGATGGGCACGATCGAGCGGCTACTTTAGACGAATGGGGAGCGAGTGGCGAGCGGCAGTCGCACACGTTGCGGCGCGTGTGCAACTGCCGCGATCGAAGGCTTCTATGAATGTTGGGCGCACAGCGCGAGCACAAAGCGCCCGCGCCGCGCGTGTCGTGCTTAAGCCGCGACGACGTGCGTCGGCTCGAACGACATCGCGCCCGTGTTGCCGTCCGGGCGCCGGAAGATCGTCGTGCCGTGACCGTTCAGATCGAGCAGCGAGATCGACAGGGTCTGCGTGAAGCCGATCGTTACGGAGATGGCTTCGTCAGCGGATTGATCCGACGACGACGCGACATTGTTCGTGTTATCTGCACTGTCCGCGCCGTCCACACCGTCCGTACTGCCTGATCCCGAGTCCTTGCCTTTGTTCGCCTGGCTCAACCGGTTCGAGGCTTCGTCCGTGCCGTGCAGCGTCGGACGCGCGAGCGCGGCGAGCAGCTGGCTCAATACCTGGGCTGCATCGTTGGCCGAAATCGTGTTGCTGTTGGACCCGGCAGGCAGCGCGTTGGGATTCTGATCGTTCGTTGCGTCCTTGCCGTCGCCGTTATCGCGTCCAGCCTGACCGGGCAGCAGATTCAGCAGACCGTTTGGCGTTTGCAGTGCGAGGATCGGCAGCGCCGCGGCACCCGGACCCGAAATCTCGGTGACCGACGTGACCGAGCTGATCTGCTGTTCCTTCAGCGAAATCGACAATTTGCCGCTGGTCGGATCGAAGTCGATCGAGACCGAGCCCGAGCGCTCGTTGACCGCCACCGACGACGCCGACATCGTCGTCGAGCCGTAGCTGGAGGACATCGCTGTCGCGACCGTCGTCGATTCGTCGAAGCTTGTGTTCAGGTCGACCGGGCCGCCCTTTTGCAGCTGCTCGACGAAGCTTTGGCTGGCCGCGTCGGCTTGCTGCTGGCTGAAGCCGTTTTGCACGAGGAACTGGTCGAGCGCCGAGCCCAGCTGGGCGCTCGACGTCGCCGATATTTCGCGCAGGCCGGTCGACGGGTCGACGGACGAAGCGCCTTGCGCGGCCTGCCCGAACGCCTGTGTGAGCTGACCCAGGCTGGCTGCCGCCTGCATCGCGGCGGCCAGCGCCGCGGCCGCCAGCGACCCGGCGTCTGACGTCGTGCCCGCCTGGCTGGTTTTGGTCCGGTTTGCGTTCGCGGACTGGTCCTGAGGATTGAGTGCGCCCAGCAACCCGGCGACGGTACTGCCGCTGATAGGAGTCGACATGTAAGGTGATCGGAGGGTGGTTTCCGGATACCGCGGGCCGCCACGGTGGCAGACCCGCTGGTGCTTGACTGACAATATCGGCAGATTGGGGGCGCGGCTTGAGGGGGTGCGTGAAATGAAAAAGCCCGCCGAAGCGGGCCCGGGTCCGGCATCAGCCTGCTATGCGTGCGCTAACGCCTCGAGTGCAGCGCGCGCGAGAAAGCCACTTCGCGTTTCGTGACGCGCCGTCACATAAGCGTCGATCTTACGCAGCACAAACCGCGGCAGGCTGACGTTGATCCGCTCCGGCTTCGAATCGAG from Paraburkholderia edwinii includes the following:
- the proP gene encoding glycine betaine/L-proline transporter ProP translates to MTASSNGFWRNNNNDNRLSLNDITIVDNSLLKRAVGAMALGNAMEWFDFGVYSYIAVTLGKVFFPSSSPSAQLIATFGTFAAAFLVRPIGGMVFGPLGDRIGRQRVLAMTMIMMAVGTFAIGLIPSYSSIGVMAPVLLLVARLVQGFSTGGEYGGAATFIAEFSTDRRRGFMGSFLEFGTLVGYIFGAGTVAVLTATLSQDALLSWGWRVPFMIAGPLGLVGLYIRLKLEETPAFKKEAEAREAEEKSRPKQTLGELLAQQWKPLLLCVGLVLIFNVTDYMALSYLPSYLSATLHFNETHGLFLVLLVMVLMMPMTLFAGRLSDTIGRRPVMLFGCVGLFVLAVPALLLIRMGTVLPVFAGLLILGALLSTFTGVMPSALPALFPTKIRYGALAIGFNVSVSLFGGTTPLVAAWLVEHTGNLMMPAYYLMGASLIGIVSVVALRETAKKPLLGSAPCVATRAEAHAVLRGQREAEELEEAYAATAAVRA
- a CDS encoding PRC-barrel domain-containing protein, coding for MSVTANAIAQGAPQSVTERRVDVVQTGQGFRASKLAGATVYNRDKERIGTIDDLILSPADRNAFAILSVGGFLGMGKHYVAVPFSSLQISDKQVLMPDATKQSIEALPEFKYATD
- a CDS encoding metallophosphoesterase family protein, which produces MGSTSSAGSKAARIGLISDTHNLVRPEALQHLEGCDAIVHAGDICEPAVLDALREIAPLTAVRGNNDIGAWAAALPTHATLTVQDVTILVVHDIADVGKNVQRDGVRVVVTGHSHKPLIDERDGVLYVNPGSAGPRRFRLPISAGMLLIDGAQVHATLHTLIA
- a CDS encoding TMEM175 family protein codes for the protein MGKGRIEAFSDGVIAIIITIMVLELKVPEGFDLESLRPVAPVFCAYVLSFIYVGIYWNNHHHMFHTVQKVNGATLWANLHLLFWLSLLPAVTHWLGESHLAAWPTALYGVVLFMAAIAYFILAHVMIRQHGPDSTLARALGRDRKGKLSLVLYLAGVVFGFVMPSVSVALYTFTAAIWLVPDRRIERVLKE
- a CDS encoding FAD-containing oxidoreductase, translated to MPQHFDAIVIGTGQGGSPLAVRLGKSGRKTAVVERELFGGTCVNVGCTPTKAYVASARTAHVARHAAEYGVHVSGDVTVDLAEVKARKDRIIGQSRTGVEKWLRTAQNVSVFTGHARFIGPHRISITDHEGRIVDELSADEFFLNTGTRPVIPKIDGLERIRHFTNSSLLDLTELPEHLVIVGASYIALEFAQVFRRFGSRVTVLSRGERVLGREDADFSDAVQKVLAREGIAFRFNSAPVRIEPLNGEGSTAARVSCASGIPVEGSHLLFATGRRPNTDDLGLDAAGVQVDAHGTIPVDGQLRTNVPGIWAIGDVNGRGAFTHTSYDDFQIVAANLLDNGKRSVDDRIMAYAVFVDPPLARVGLSETDVRQSGRAALISTMPMTRVGRARERGETDGFMKVLVDAQTKQILGATILGIEGDEAIHTIIDIMTARAPYPTLQYAVHIHPTISELVPTLLDGLKPLE
- a CDS encoding glutathione S-transferase → MQLIGMLDSPFVRRVAISLAMYGIPYEHCALSVFRHFDEFSKTNPAVKAPTLVTDDGTTLTDSTLILDYLERMAAPERRLMPEDLGTRGKALHLIGFALAACEKTMHTVYENLLRPEEKRHDPWLERVQRQLHGAYDQLETALAMHHATKRDAWLIGERMMQPDITVAIAWRFTQYMLPGVVDPARYPALVAFSARAEALPVFIDTPLE